The genomic stretch GCTGCTGCTTGAGGCTGGTCAGGACGATCGAACCGCTCAGCAGCGCGGAGAAGACGCGCACGGCGGCATCGCCCAGGTCGACGGCGAGGCCGACGCCCCAGCCCACCAGCACGGCCGCGGCCAGCGCCCACCGCACCCACCGGTCGTAGGCGCGCGGGTCCTCGTCGCGCAGCGAGATCTCCCCGGTGAGGTACCGGGCGGACAACGCGACCGTGTACAGCGCCAGCTCGGCCGGACCCGGGCGCACCTGGTGCACGAGCAGGTAGCCGACGAAGAGGTTGAAGACCAGGTAGAGAGCGCCGCTCGCCCAGAACGGCCACGGGGTCGGGGGGTGCCCCTGTCGGCGCTGCTCGCGACGGTCCCGGTCCTGGGCCCAGTCGAGCACCGCGTAGTACAGCAGCAGGCCGGCCAGCGCGACGAGGAACGAGTGCCGGGTCAGCACCCCGAGCAGCCCCTGGTCCGCGGTCGCCGGCTGGGCCAGGTCGGGGAGCAGCCGGGCGAAGACGTAGGCGAGCCCCAGCCCACCGGCGACCGACTGGAACCAGGCCGACCCGGGCGAGATCGCCTCGCGCGCCCTCGGCACCAGCAGTTGCACCAGCACCAGGACACCGGCGGCCGCCAGGGTCGCCAGCGGTGTGCCGCTGTCGGTCATCGGAGCGGCCGTCGGCACGGGGTGGCGCTCCTTCTCACTGGTGGGGTCCTGCCCCACGAGCACGCGAGCGCCGGTCGGACGGAGCCGGGGAACCCGGCCAGTCTGCCTGCTGCCAGCCGTGACGCGTGGGCCGCGCCGGGTCCGCCGTCGACCCGTTCGTCAGGATGACCCCGTGCGCGCGGTGGTGACGAGGGTGAGCTCGGCGTCGGTGACGGTTGACGGCGAGGTGGTCGGGGCGATCGGAGCCGGGCTGCTCGCCCTGGTCGGCGCCGGGCGCGACGACGACGCCGACCGCGCCCGGGCGCTCGGGCGGAAGGTGCACGAGCTGCGCGTCTTCACCACCGACGACGGCGCCCGGTCCGTCGGCGACCTCGGGCTGCCCGTCCTGGTGGTCAGCCAGTTCACGCTGTACGCCGACACCCGCAAGGGGCGCCGCCCGAGCTGGCAGGACGCCGCGCCCGGGGAGGTCGCCGAACCGCTGGTGGCGGAGGTCGTCGCCGAGCTGCGTCGCCGCGGCACGACGGTGGCGACCGGGCGGTTCGGCGCACGGATGCAGGTGGCCTCGGTCAACGAGGGCCCGATGACCTTGCACCTGCAGGTCTGATCCGGTCACCGCCGGGTACGGGAGACGGTGCTGTCAGTCACACCTGGCCATTGCCTGTGAGTTCCGCCGGGTCGGAACACCCTCCCGACCCGGTCCGTTGCACACGACGTACCACACAGGACCTCACGGGCGGAGAGCCACCCCGGACACCACCGGGCCGACGCTCTGACCGACGACGCCGGGGTGCACAGCGGGCCGACACGGGCCGCGGTGCATCCGGACACCGAAGCAAGGACGAAGACTCATCGTGACGCTGCTGCAGTCCTCCACCACCGACACCCTCGAGGTGCGCTCGCCGCGCCGTGCCCCGGACACCAGTGGCCTGGTGTCGACGGACCTGGTGCGCGTCTACCTCAACACCATCGGCAAGACCGCGCTGTTGACCGCCGAGCAGGAGGTCGAGCTGGCCAAGCGGATCGAGGCCGGCCTCTACGCCGACCGGCTGCTGGGCGAGAAGAAGCTGACCCCGGCGCTGACCCGCGACTACAAGCTGCTCGCCGCCGACGGCAAGGCGGCCAAGGCCCACCTGCTGGAGGCCAACCTCCGGCTGGTCGTCTCGGTGGCCAAGCGGTACACCGGCCACGGCATGACGTTCCTGGACCTCATCCAGGAGGGGAACGTCGGCCTGATCCGCGCCGTGGAGAAGTTCGACTACACCAAGGGCTTCAAGTTCTCGACCTACGCCACGTGGTGGATCCGCCAGGCCATCACCCGGGCGATGGCCGACTCCGGCCGCACCATCCGGCTGCCCGTGCACCTGGCCGAGCAGGTGAACAAGGTGGTGCGCACCCGTCGCCGGATCCACCAGGAGCTGGAGCGGGAGCCCACCCCCGAGGAGCTCGGTCTCGAGCTCGACATGACCCCGGAGCGGATCACCGAGCTGCTCGAGTACTCCCGCGACCTGGTCAGCCTCGACCAGACCGTCGGCGCCGACGAGGAGTCCCGGCTCGGTGACTTCATCGAGGACGCCGACGCTGCCGTCGCCGAGGACGCCGTCGCCTTCCAGATGATGAAGGGCGACGTGCGCAACGTCCTGGAGACGCTGGAGGAGCGCGAGCGCGACGTGGTGATCATGCGCTTCGGTCTGGACGGCAACCAGCCGCGCACGCTGGAGCAGATCGGCAAGCAGTTCGGGCTGTCCCGCGAGCGCGTGCGCCAGATCGAGCGGGAGACAATGACCAAGCTGCGCGACCCGCAGCGCGCCGACGCCCTGCGGGACTATCTCGGCTGAGCACATGGCGATCCTCCGGATCGCACCGCGGCCAACGGCCGTACCCGCGCTGCGCTGAGCCGTTGGCCGTGATCCGGGCGGGAGTCTCCGGCCCCGCCCGGATCACGGACCGTCCTACGGCCGGGTTCTCCGTACTCGTTCCCGGCTGAGCCCGTCCCGACTGAGCAGTGCCAGAGCCGCCGTCCCCTCCGGGGGACGGCGGCTCTTCTCATGTACCCGGGCGGAACATCCGGCGGGGACCGGCGTCGAGGCGGGCGGTGGGCGGGCCGACCCGGACGGCCGCGCCGGCCACCACCAGGGAGCGGCCGCCGTGCCACGCCTCGGCCGGGCCGACGATCACCGGCTCGAGGGTCAGCCCGAGCACCTCCGGCAGGTCGTCGGCCAGCCGGGCCACCCGCAACAGCAGCTCCTCCAGCGCCGCGGTGTCCACCGGCGCACTCCCCCGGTAACCGTCGAGCAACGGCCAGGCCCGCGGCTCCCGGACCAGTTCGTGGGCGTCGAGGTCGGTCAGCGGCAGCGTCCGGTAGGCGCGGTCACCCAGCAGGTCGGTCGCCACGCCACCGAGCCCGAAGCTGACCAGCGCGCCGAAGGACGGGTCGTCGACCACCTCCACGACCGTGCCCACCCCGGGCGCTGCCTGCTCCTGCACGATCACCGGGTCGCCGGCCGGGATGGCCGCGAACGCGGCGCGCACGTCGTCGGCGTCGGCCAGGTCGAAGCGCATGCCACCCAGGTCACGCCGGTCGCGCAGCCACGGGGCGGTCGACTTCATGACCACCGGGTAGCCGATCGCCTCCGCCGCGGCGACCGCCGCGTCGGCGTCGTCGACCCGCCGCGTCCCCAGCACCGGGATGCCGTAGGCCCGCAGCAGGGCCATCGTCTCCTCGTCGGTGAGGTCCCGGCCGGTGGGCGTGCCGTCCAGCGCACCGAGCACCGCCGCGCGACCGGCGTCCTCGTCGACCCCCGCCAGCTCCGGGACGACGCCGATCGGGCGCCGCCGCCACCGGGCGTACTCGCTGACCTTGGCCAGCGCGATCACCGCCCGCTCCGGGGTGGAGAACGACGGGACCGAGCCGCGCGCCGGCATGCCGTGCTCGTCGTGCACCGCCAGCTCGTCGGGGATGCCGTCGGTCGACAGGTAGTTGGCGACCACCGGCTTCGCCGATCCCTCCGAGACCTCGCGCAGCACCCGGCCGAAGGTCTGCTCACCGCTCAGCAGCGGCGGCAGGAACACCGCGACCACCGCGTCGACGGCGTCGTCGTCGACCGCGGCCTGCAGCGCGGCCCGGAAGTCCTCGGGGCCACCGCCGGTGCCGATGTCGACCGGCCGGTCGTGGGCCAGCTGCAGCCCCTGGTCCAGGACGGCGTCGGCGACCAGGACGCCCATCGCCGTGGAGTTGCCGACGATCGCCACCCGGTCACCGGCCGGCAGCGGCTGGTGGGCCAGCAGGGTGCCGACGTCGAACAGCTGGGCGAGGGTGTCGACGCGGATGACGCCCGCGGACGCGAACAGCGCCGCGACCGACTGCTCCGGCACCGCCACGCTGGTGCCGGCCAGACCCGCGGTCATCTTCACGTGCCGGCCGCTCTTGACCGCGACCACCGGCTTGGTGCGCCCGACGCTGCGGGCCAGCCGGGCGAACTTGCGCGGGTTGCCGAAGCTCTCCAGGTGCAGCAGCACCACCTCGGTGGCCGGGTCGGTGGCCCAGTACTGCAGCAGGTCGTTGCCGCTCACGTCGGCGCGGTTGCCGGCGGAGACGAAGCTGGACAGCCCGATCCCCCGGCCCCGGGCCCGCTCCAGCAGCGCCACGCCCAGCGCGCCGGACTGGGCGAAGAACCCCACCCGGCCGCGCCCGGGCACGTGGGGCGCGAGGCTGGCGTTGAGCCGGACCGCCGGATCGGTGTTCACCACGCCCAGGCAGTTGGGACCGACCACCCGCATCCCCGACGCGCGCGCCGAGGCCACCAGCGCCCGCTCCGCGGCCCGCCCCTCCGGGCCGGTCTCGCCGAACCCGCCGGAGATCACCACCAGGCCCTTGACCCGCTTGCGGCGGCAGGCCTCGACCACGCCCGCGACCTCCTCGGCGGGCACGGCGAGCACGGCCAGGTCGACGTCGTCGGGGATGGCCTCGATGTCGGCGTGCGCGGGCACGCCACGCACGTGCCGCACCGCGGGGTTCACCGGGTAGATGGGCCCGGCGAAGCCGTACTCCAGCAGGTTGTGCAGCACCGCCGACCCCACCTTGGTCGGGTCGTTGCTCGCACCGACCACCGCCACCGACCCGGGGGTCAGCAACCGGCCGATGGAGCGCGACTCGCTGCGCTGCTCCCGCTCGTGCGCCACCGCCAGCGACTTCTCGGTCGGGGCGATCGGGAAGCTGAGGTGGACGACGCCGTCCTCGTAGGACCGCTTGGCCGAGTAGCCGGCGTCCTGGAACACCCGGATCATCCCGGAGTTCTGGCTGAGCACCTCGGCGACGAACCGGGTGATCCCCCGCTCCTGCGCGGCGGCCGCCAGGTGCTCCAGCAGCACCGACCCGAGGCCGCGGCGCTGGTGGGCGTCCTCGATCAGGAAGGCCACCTCCGCGTCGGCGGTGCCCGGCAGCCGGTCGTAGCGGCCCACCCCGATCAGCTCGTCGCCGAGCAGGACGACGAACGCGACCCGGTCGACGTGGTCGACGTGGGTGAACCGGTGCAGGTCCTTGTCCGCCAGGCGCCGCACCGGCCCGAAGAACCGGTAGTAGCGGGTCTGCTCGCTGCTGCGGTCCATCAGCCCGACGATGCCGTCGGCGTCCTCGGGCGTGATCGGGCGCAGGTGCACGGTGCCGCCGTCGGCGGCGACGACGTCGGCCTCCCAGTGCGGCGGCGGCGCAGCCGGTTCCTGGCTCGTGGTCACAGGTCCTCCCGGCCATCCAGCAGGGGCCCGCCGCGAGCTCGCGAGTGGTGGGGGGCTGGATGGTCCTTAATCACGGGGGTCGTCCGGGTCGAGTCCGAAGTAGGGGAAGGCGGCGGTGCGGGTGCGCAGGATGGCCCGGTCGACCCGGTTCTCGGTGAACGGGTCCCACCGCGAGAAGCCGGTCCAGCCGCCCTCGGTCATCGAGTCGGGGGGCTCGGCCCGCAGCCCGCGCCGGCGGACGTCGTCTCGCCAGCTCTGCGGGATCTCCGTGTGCGGGGCCAGCCGGTCACCGCTGGCCTCGGCGATCAGGTGGGTCCACGCCCGCGGCACACAGCGGACCAGGCCGTAGCCACCACCGCCGAGGGCGATCCAGCGGCCCTCGCACACCTCGTGCGCCAGGTCGTGCACCGCCCGGTAGGAGGCGCGCTGCCCGTCGACGGTGAGGCCGAGGTCGGCCAACGGGTCCTCGTGGTGGGCGTCGCAGCCGCACTGGGTGACCAGGATCTGCGGCGCGAAGGCCCGCACCACGCTGGGCACGACGGCGTGGAACGCACGCAGCCAGCCGGCGTCGTCGGTGCCGTTGGGCAGCGCCAGGTTCACCGCGCTGCCCAGCGCCTTCTCCGGGTCGCCGGTCTCCTCGGGGTAGCCGGTGCCGGGGAAGAGGGTGAGCGGGGTCTGGTGGACGCTGACGGTGAGCACCCGCGGGTCGTCGTAGAAGGCGGCCTGCACGCCGTCGCCGTGGTGCACGTCCAGGTCGACGTAGGCGATGCGCTCGTAGCCCTGGCGCAGCAGCCAGGCGATCGCGACCGCGGCGTCGTTGAACACGCAGAACCCCGAGGCCGCGTCGCGCATCGCGTGGTGCAGCCCGCCGGAGATGTTGACCGCGTGCTGGGCGCGGCCGGAGTGGACCTGCTGGGCGGCGAGCACGCTGCCGCCGGTGATGAGCGCGGCGGCGTCGTACATCCCGGGGAAGACCGGGTTGTCCGCGGTGCCCAGGCCGTGCCCGGCGGCGGCCGGGTCGTCGGGGGCGCGCCGCACCGCCTCCAGGTAGGCGGGGTCGTGCACCAGCGTGAGCAGGTCGACGTCGGCCGGGGTGGGGCGCAGCACCTCCAGCCGGGGGCGGTCCAGCACGCCGAGCGACTGCGCCAGCCCCATGGTCAGCTCCAGCCGCAGCGGGTGCATCGGGTGGTCGCCGCCCATGGTGTAGCCGAGCAGGGCGTCGTCCCAGACCACCGCGACGGAGTCGCTCACGGGCCCTCCCTCGCTGGTCCTCGTCGGTGCTGGTCCGTCCCCCCGCTCCCCGGTGAGCGGGCGTGCACCGCCGTCCCGGACGCTACCGGGGAGCCGCCCACCTCGCGCCGCCGCCGGCGTCGGGCTCGTCGGAGCCCGCCGGGTGGCCCGGGCCTCGTAGAATCGGCGGCACCTGACGGAGGAGTGGACGTGAACGACCTCATCGACACCACGGAGATGTACCTCCGGACCATCTTCGAGCTCGAGGAAGAGGGGATCACCCCTCTCCGGGCCCGGATCGCCGAGCGCCTGCACCAGAGCGGGCCGACCGTGAGCCAGACCGTGGCCCGGATGGAGCGCGACGGGCTGCTCTCCGTGCAGGGCGACCGGCACCTGCAGCTGTCCGACGAGGGGCGCGCCCTGGCCACCGCCGTCATGCGCAAGCACCGGCTGGCCGAGTGCCTGCTCGTGGACGTCATCGGCCTGGACTACGCCGACGTCCACGAGGAGGCCTGCCGCTGGGAGCACGTGATGAGCGAGGCGGTGGAGCGCAAGCTGCTCACCCTGCTCAACAACCCCACGGTCTCGCCGTTCGGCAACCCGATCCCGGGCCTCGACGCGCTGGGGGGCGACACCTCCGCGGTGCTCGACGCGCTCACCCTGCTGTCGACGACGGCCACCCCCGAGGGGCGCCAGGTCGTCGTCCGGCGGATCAGCGAGCAGCTGCAGGAGGACGGGCAGCTGCTCCGGTCGCTGGCCGACCTCGGCGTTCGCCCGGGCTCGACGGTGACCGCGTCGCTGTCCAACGGCACCGTGCTCGTCGACGGGCAGCCGCTGGAGGCAGGCGTCGCCCAGCACGTGTTCGTCAGCGCCGTCGACGACGACCTGACCCCCGTCGAGGCCGCCGAGGCGACCGCCGGCGTCAGCTGAACCGCCTCCCGCTCCGCCCGTGAGCCGCGACCCCGCCCGGGGTCGCGGCTCACGTCGTCCCCGGGGCCACCCCGGGGGCGTCCGGTCAACTCGTTCGCCGAGCTCACGATCCGCTCACTAGGCTCGGCGCACCCGCCCGGACGCACAGAGAGAAGGCACCGGTGAGCGACTCCCCAGCACCCCCGCATGGCGCAGCCACCTCCGGCGAGCAGCCGCAGGACACCCCGCCCACCCCGTTCCACCGGCTCGCCGACTTCATGGCCCTGCCGCGACTCGGCGGGCTCGCCCTCTCCCCCGACGGCACCCGGCTGGTCACGGCGGTGGCGACGCTGGACCCGGCGGGCACCGCCTGGCAGTCGGCCCTGTGGGAGGTCGACCCGGCGGGCCGGCGCCCTGCGCGCCGCCTGACCCGCGGCCCGGTCGGTGAGTCGTCGCCGGTCTTCACCCCGGCCGGCGACCTGCTGTTCACCTCCGCCCGCCCCGACCCCGACGCGGGCAAGGACGGAGGCGAACCGAAGTCCGCGCTGTGGAGCCTGCCGGCCGACGGCGGGGAGGCGCGCTTGGTCCTGCAGCGTCCCGCCGGCATCAGCGGGGTGCTGGTCGCCGCCGACACCGGTGAGGTGGCGGTCCTCGCCTCGACCTCCCCGGGGGCGGCGGACGCGGCCGCCGACGAGCAGCGGCGCAAGGAGCGCAAGGACGCCGGCGTCACCGCGGTGCTGCACGAGAGCTACCCGGTCCGGTTCTGGGACCACGACCTGGGGCCGGCCGTCCCGCACCTGTTCTGGGCCGGACGGCTGCCCGCCGATCCCACCCCCGGCAGCCGGCCGGAACCGGCCGAGTGGCGTGACCTGACCCCGGGGGCCGGGGCTCCGCTCGGCTCCGGTGACGACGTCGCCGTCTCCCCGGACGGGCGGTTCGTCGCGCGCGGCGAGGACGTGCCCGACGGCCCGGCCGGGCGCCGGTCCCGGCTCGTGCTCACCGAGGTCGCCACCGGGGAGACCCGGGTGATGGTCGACGACCCGCAGGCCGACGTGCACTCCGCACGCTTCTCGCCGGACTCGACCCGGCTGGTCTGCGTGCGCGAGTCGGCGTCCACGTTCAGCGAGCCGCCGGACTACACACTCCTGCTCGTCGACCCGGCCACCGCCGAGACCCGCGACCTCACCGCCGGCTTCGACCGCTGGCCCAGCGCGCCGCAGTTCTCCGCCGACGGCGGGAGCGTCTACTTCCTCGCCGACGACGACGCCCGGCACGCGGTCTTCCGGGTCACGCTGGACGGTGCCGCGCCGGTGCGGCTGACCGGCGACGGCGCCTACAGCGACCTGCAGGTGGCCCGGGACGGCAGCGCGCTGTACGCCCTGCGCTCGGGCTACGACTCCCCGCCCGTGCCGGTGCGGCTGGACCCGGTCGCCACCGGCCAGCAGCCGGCTCCACTGCCCAACCCCGGCACCGTCAGTGCGTTCCCCGGCACGTTGCGGGAGCTGGACGCCACCGCCACCGACGGCGCCCGGGTGCAGTCGTGGCTGGTGCTGCCCGAGGGCGCGAGCGCCGAGCGGCCCGCGCCGCTGGTGCTGTGGGTGCACGGCGGCCCGCTGATGAGCTGGAGCTCCTGGTCGTGGCGGTGGACACCGTGGCTGCTGGCGGCCCGCGGCTACGCCGTCCTGCTGCCCAACCCCGCCCTGTCGCAGGGCTTCGGTCAGGACTTCGTCCGCCGCGGCTGGGGCGACTGGGGCGGCGCCCCGTACACCGACCTGATGGCGGCCGTGGACGCCGCGGAGGCGCTCCCGGAGATCGACCAGACCCGGACCGCGGCGATGGGCGGCTCGTTCGGCGGCTACATGGCCAACTGGATCGCCACCCAGACCGACCGGTTCGCCGCGATCGTCACCCACGCCAGCCTGTGGCACCTGGACCAGTTCGCCGGGACGACGGACTCGGCGTTCTACTGGGAGCGCGAGTTCGGTGACCCGCTGACCGAGCCGAAGCGGTACGAGCAGAACTCGCCGCACCGCTTCGCCGACGCGATCCGCACGCCGATGCTGGTCATCCACGGCGACAAGGACTACCGGGTGCCGATCGGCGAGGGCCTGCGGCTCTGGTACGACCTGCAGAAGCGCGGGGTGCCGTCGAAGTTCCTCTACTTCCCCGACGAGAACCACTGGGTGCTCACCCCCGGGAACGCGACGGTCTGGTACGAGACGGTGCTGGCATTCCTGGCCGAGCACGTGCTGGGCCAGGAGTGGGAGCGCCCCGGGCTGCTGTGACCAGCCACCGCCGCCGTCACCCCTCGTCTCACCAGACCTCTCACCAGGGCCACCAGGCCGGCGCCGCCGATCGCGCCCGGGTCGCGACCGGTGGACCCGCGGCGGCCTCGCGGACCAGGTCGCGGATCGCCGCCGGCGGCAGGCAGGCGTCGAGCGCCTGCCGCAGCAGCACCGCGAGCCGGTAGGTCGGCTCGCTGCTCAGCGCCCGGTCCAGGGCGACGTTCGCCAGGGCCCCGGCGCCCCGGGCCCAGGCGGTGACGGCGAGCAGGGTGGCCGGCGCCGCGTCCAGCGGCGCCGGCGCCCGGCGGGTCAGCTCGGTGAACACCACCTCCGCGCCTGCCGCCGAGG from Modestobacter roseus encodes the following:
- the sigB gene encoding RNA polymerase sigma factor SigB gives rise to the protein MTLLQSSTTDTLEVRSPRRAPDTSGLVSTDLVRVYLNTIGKTALLTAEQEVELAKRIEAGLYADRLLGEKKLTPALTRDYKLLAADGKAAKAHLLEANLRLVVSVAKRYTGHGMTFLDLIQEGNVGLIRAVEKFDYTKGFKFSTYATWWIRQAITRAMADSGRTIRLPVHLAEQVNKVVRTRRRIHQELEREPTPEELGLELDMTPERITELLEYSRDLVSLDQTVGADEESRLGDFIEDADAAVAEDAVAFQMMKGDVRNVLETLEERERDVVIMRFGLDGNQPRTLEQIGKQFGLSRERVRQIERETMTKLRDPQRADALRDYLG
- a CDS encoding acetoin utilization protein AcuC encodes the protein MSDSVAVVWDDALLGYTMGGDHPMHPLRLELTMGLAQSLGVLDRPRLEVLRPTPADVDLLTLVHDPAYLEAVRRAPDDPAAAGHGLGTADNPVFPGMYDAAALITGGSVLAAQQVHSGRAQHAVNISGGLHHAMRDAASGFCVFNDAAVAIAWLLRQGYERIAYVDLDVHHGDGVQAAFYDDPRVLTVSVHQTPLTLFPGTGYPEETGDPEKALGSAVNLALPNGTDDAGWLRAFHAVVPSVVRAFAPQILVTQCGCDAHHEDPLADLGLTVDGQRASYRAVHDLAHEVCEGRWIALGGGGYGLVRCVPRAWTHLIAEASGDRLAPHTEIPQSWRDDVRRRGLRAEPPDSMTEGGWTGFSRWDPFTENRVDRAILRTRTAAFPYFGLDPDDPRD
- a CDS encoding bifunctional GNAT family N-acetyltransferase/acetate--CoA ligase family protein, with amino-acid sequence MTTSQEPAAPPPHWEADVVAADGGTVHLRPITPEDADGIVGLMDRSSEQTRYYRFFGPVRRLADKDLHRFTHVDHVDRVAFVVLLGDELIGVGRYDRLPGTADAEVAFLIEDAHQRRGLGSVLLEHLAAAAQERGITRFVAEVLSQNSGMIRVFQDAGYSAKRSYEDGVVHLSFPIAPTEKSLAVAHEREQRSESRSIGRLLTPGSVAVVGASNDPTKVGSAVLHNLLEYGFAGPIYPVNPAVRHVRGVPAHADIEAIPDDVDLAVLAVPAEEVAGVVEACRRKRVKGLVVISGGFGETGPEGRAAERALVASARASGMRVVGPNCLGVVNTDPAVRLNASLAPHVPGRGRVGFFAQSGALGVALLERARGRGIGLSSFVSAGNRADVSGNDLLQYWATDPATEVVLLHLESFGNPRKFARLARSVGRTKPVVAVKSGRHVKMTAGLAGTSVAVPEQSVAALFASAGVIRVDTLAQLFDVGTLLAHQPLPAGDRVAIVGNSTAMGVLVADAVLDQGLQLAHDRPVDIGTGGGPEDFRAALQAAVDDDAVDAVVAVFLPPLLSGEQTFGRVLREVSEGSAKPVVANYLSTDGIPDELAVHDEHGMPARGSVPSFSTPERAVIALAKVSEYARWRRRPIGVVPELAGVDEDAGRAAVLGALDGTPTGRDLTDEETMALLRAYGIPVLGTRRVDDADAAVAAAEAIGYPVVMKSTAPWLRDRRDLGGMRFDLADADDVRAAFAAIPAGDPVIVQEQAAPGVGTVVEVVDDPSFGALVSFGLGGVATDLLGDRAYRTLPLTDLDAHELVREPRAWPLLDGYRGSAPVDTAALEELLLRVARLADDLPEVLGLTLEPVIVGPAEAWHGGRSLVVAGAAVRVGPPTARLDAGPRRMFRPGT
- a CDS encoding metal-dependent transcriptional regulator, with translation MNDLIDTTEMYLRTIFELEEEGITPLRARIAERLHQSGPTVSQTVARMERDGLLSVQGDRHLQLSDEGRALATAVMRKHRLAECLLVDVIGLDYADVHEEACRWEHVMSEAVERKLLTLLNNPTVSPFGNPIPGLDALGGDTSAVLDALTLLSTTATPEGRQVVVRRISEQLQEDGQLLRSLADLGVRPGSTVTASLSNGTVLVDGQPLEAGVAQHVFVSAVDDDLTPVEAAEATAGVS
- a CDS encoding S9 family peptidase, with the translated sequence MSDSPAPPHGAATSGEQPQDTPPTPFHRLADFMALPRLGGLALSPDGTRLVTAVATLDPAGTAWQSALWEVDPAGRRPARRLTRGPVGESSPVFTPAGDLLFTSARPDPDAGKDGGEPKSALWSLPADGGEARLVLQRPAGISGVLVAADTGEVAVLASTSPGAADAAADEQRRKERKDAGVTAVLHESYPVRFWDHDLGPAVPHLFWAGRLPADPTPGSRPEPAEWRDLTPGAGAPLGSGDDVAVSPDGRFVARGEDVPDGPAGRRSRLVLTEVATGETRVMVDDPQADVHSARFSPDSTRLVCVRESASTFSEPPDYTLLLVDPATAETRDLTAGFDRWPSAPQFSADGGSVYFLADDDARHAVFRVTLDGAAPVRLTGDGAYSDLQVARDGSALYALRSGYDSPPVPVRLDPVATGQQPAPLPNPGTVSAFPGTLRELDATATDGARVQSWLVLPEGASAERPAPLVLWVHGGPLMSWSSWSWRWTPWLLAARGYAVLLPNPALSQGFGQDFVRRGWGDWGGAPYTDLMAAVDAAEALPEIDQTRTAAMGGSFGGYMANWIATQTDRFAAIVTHASLWHLDQFAGTTDSAFYWEREFGDPLTEPKRYEQNSPHRFADAIRTPMLVIHGDKDYRVPIGEGLRLWYDLQKRGVPSKFLYFPDENHWVLTPGNATVWYETVLAFLAEHVLGQEWERPGLL
- the dtd gene encoding D-aminoacyl-tRNA deacylase, whose product is MRAVVTRVSSASVTVDGEVVGAIGAGLLALVGAGRDDDADRARALGRKVHELRVFTTDDGARSVGDLGLPVLVVSQFTLYADTRKGRRPSWQDAAPGEVAEPLVAEVVAELRRRGTTVATGRFGARMQVASVNEGPMTLHLQV